The bacterium region TCATTTTGTGGGGATTCATACTGTAGTGCCAAAACTCAACCTCTCTGCTCTGTAAGTTGTTGATAATACAAGACTTATTTTTTTAAGCGGCGAAGTTGGGCTAACACCTAACACCAATATCTACTATAGGTGATAATTCTTGAAAATAGTGCAGAATTTACTCAACACGACACTAGATTAAGACACCACCTAATTTTCGGGACGGTTCATTTTATCGTTTTCCCTATGATTTGTTTCAGATATACATTTGTAAACATTCACAGAAAGTTGAAATTGGAAATTAGAAATTGGGCTTTTATTTCTCCCTCTAATTTCTAATTTCAACTCCATTTTCTAACCGCAATCTTTCAAACAAAAGTGAACCGTCCCTAATTTTCTCTCTTATCCAAAACTGTAAGCGTTCAGGTAGTGTAACAAAAGGAGATGTGGAGATTAAGGAGATAGGGAGATATTATTAAAAAATTGAAATTAGTAGAAACTAATAGAAATTTATGGAAATTTGTTGTTTCCCACAATCAATTTCTACCTATTTCTATAAATTTCAATCTATTTCTATTATCTTATCTCCATATCACCCTTATCTCCTTATCCCCTTTCTTACACTTTTGATATATAGCCTGAACGGTTACCCAAAACTTAATACTGCACAAATAACCGTTTCGATTTGTTGCGAGGTTAATTCAGGATAAATAGGAAGTGATAAAACCTCTTTAGCCGCCTGTTCGCTTTCTTTAAAATCTCCCATTTTATGCTCTAAGTAAGAAAATGCTGGTTGAAGATGTAAGGGTATTGGATAGTGAATAGCAGTATCAACACCTGTCTCTTTTAGATGTTTTATTAACCCATCTCTATTCTTTACCCTTATGGTGTATTGATTATATACAGGCTCGTTAAATGCTTCAACAAACGGGGTAATGATTTCTTTATTCCTGAATGCCTCATTATAGGTTTTGGCAATCTCCTGTCGTCTACGAGTCCACTCATTCAGTTTTTTTAATTTTACCCGTAATATGCCTGCCTGTAATTCGTCCAATCGGCTGTTCGTGCCAATAATTTCGTGGTAGTATTTAACTTGTGAGCCATGAGTGCGTAGCATTTTAAGTTTTTTGGCAATATCTTCATCGTTAGTCGTAATTATTCCTCCATCACCATAGGCACCTAAGTTTTTAGCCGGGAAAAAGGAAAATCCACCTGTTGTGCCCATTTGACCAACCATTTGACCCTTGTATTTAGCCCCAATTGCCTGGGCGGCATCCTCTATCACGGCTAAATTATACTCTCTGGCAACAGGTAATATTTCATCCATATCCGCTGGTTGACCATAAAGATGAACCGGGATAATGGCTTTAGTTTTAGGAGTAATAGCGGTTTTAATCTTAGATGGGTCAATATTATAAGTTTTGGGGTCAATGTCAACAAATACAGGTTTTGCCCCTAAAAGCACTATCACCTCAGCCGTAGCAATAAAGGTGAACGGT contains the following coding sequences:
- a CDS encoding DegT/DnrJ/EryC1/StrS family aminotransferase, with protein sequence MNKVSLLDLKAQYASISGEIDGVINEVIRNGSFILGENVKKLEEEIASFCQTKYAVGVASGTDALLLSLMACEIKAGDEVITSPFTFIATAEVIVLLGAKPVFVDIDPKTYNIDPSKIKTAITPKTKAIIPVHLYGQPADMDEILPVAREYNLAVIEDAAQAIGAKYKGQMVGQMGTTGGFSFFPAKNLGAYGDGGIITTNDEDIAKKLKMLRTHGSQVKYYHEIIGTNSRLDELQAGILRVKLKKLNEWTRRRQEIAKTYNEAFRNKEIITPFVEAFNEPVYNQYTIRVKNRDGLIKHLKETGVDTAIHYPIPLHLQPAFSYLEHKMGDFKESEQAAKEVLSLPIYPELTSQQIETVICAVLSFG